The genome window GCAGCGCCTCGGCGACGGTGTCGGCATGACCGAGGAACGGGGCGTGGCCACCGCCGGCGATGGTCAGCGCGCGTGCGTTGGGCGCCAGCGCCGCGGCGGCGTCCATGCCCGCCGGCGGGACCAGGCGGTCGCGCTGGCCGCCGATCCACAGGCTGGGCACGCGCAGGCCGGGCAGGGCGCGGCGCAGGTCGGTGCGCTCCAGCAGGGTCAGGCCATCCTGCAGCACGTGCGGGTCGGGCGCGCCGCGGGCGTCGAGCGCGGCGCGCAGGCTGCGCAGTTCGGCGCGCGCATGCGCCGAGCCGAGCGTGTCCAGCGCCAGGAAGCGTTCGAGGGTGCCGCGGTAGTCCTCGGCGAGATCGCGGCCGAACTGTTCGAACACCTGCGGTTCTACTGCGTGCGGCCAGTCGCTGCCGCGCACGAAACGCGGCGTCGCCGCGAGCATCGCCAGCCCGCGCACCTGCGGCTGGGTGGCGGCGGCGTGCAGCGCGAACAGCCCGCCCAACGACCAGCCCAGCCACACCGCCGGCGGCGTGGCCGCGGCGATCGCGCTGACCACGTGCGGCAGCGCCAACGGCGTGTCGTCGCCGCGGCTGTGGCCATGCCCGGGCAGGTCCACCAGGTGCAGGCGGTACTGCGCCGACAGGCGCTCCACCAGCGGCGCGAAGATGCCGCCGTTCAACGCCCAGCCGTGCAGCAGGACCAGATCGGGGCCCTGCCCCAGGGTGTCGATATGCATCGTCGTCCGTCGTCGCGAAGAAACCGGAAAGAGCGGCGTCGGCCGCCGCGTCAGTGCGCCGCGCGCCGCGCCAGCACCTGCGGCAGCAGCAGGCGCCACTGCCGGCGCGGATAGTCGCGGGTACGCCAGGCCGACCAGCGATGCGCGCCGCGGCGCTGCTGGATCGCCGCGCTCAGCCAGTCGCCGTCGATGCCCTGCCAGGCGCCGGCCGGCGTCAGCAGGTTGGGCGCCAGCCGCGGATGCACGTCGTCGCGCAGCATCTGCCACAGCGCCTCGGTGGCGAACGGCGAGGCGGCGAGCACGGCGGCGAT of Xanthomonas sacchari contains these proteins:
- the bioH gene encoding pimeloyl-ACP methyl ester esterase BioH, with amino-acid sequence MHIDTLGQGPDLVLLHGWALNGGIFAPLVERLSAQYRLHLVDLPGHGHSRGDDTPLALPHVVSAIAAATPPAVWLGWSLGGLFALHAAATQPQVRGLAMLAATPRFVRGSDWPHAVEPQVFEQFGRDLAEDYRGTLERFLALDTLGSAHARAELRSLRAALDARGAPDPHVLQDGLTLLERTDLRRALPGLRVPSLWIGGQRDRLVPPAGMDAAAALAPNARALTIAGGGHAPFLGHADTVAEALRGFLATLN
- a CDS encoding DUF7079 family protein — protein: MSDAGLAARRKVWDALSELYLDTAVHAQHPHIAAVLAASPFATEALWQMLRDDVHPRLAPNLLTPAGAWQGIDGDWLSAAIQQRRGAHRWSAWRTRDYPRRQWRLLLPQVLARRAAH